In the Helicobacter typhlonius genome, one interval contains:
- the panB gene encoding 3-methyl-2-oxobutanoate hydroxymethyltransferase yields the protein MLEKKLSLNALKAKKNIEKISAITAYDALMAHIFDGEVDVILVGDSLNMSFGGQNDTLSLSVDEMLYHTKAVCRGVTRSFLIADMPFGSYTTTKEALKNARRFYKNTTADSLKLEVGMDKLPLIKALCDEGFAIMAHIGLKPQFMRFDGGFKVKGKDKAQSQQLIETAIAMQEAGVFGILVEGVSKECGSAITKALSVPTIGIGAGVDCDGQILVWSDAFGFFDEFKPKFVRRYCDGKSILKDAIRAYAKDVKSQAFPSEQESY from the coding sequence ATGCTAGAGAAAAAGTTGAGCCTAAATGCCCTAAAGGCTAAGAAAAATATAGAGAAAATTAGCGCAATTACCGCATATGACGCGCTTATGGCACATATATTTGATGGTGAGGTTGATGTGATTTTAGTAGGAGATAGCCTCAATATGAGCTTTGGTGGGCAAAATGATACGCTAAGCCTTAGTGTGGACGAAATGCTTTATCATACAAAGGCAGTTTGTAGGGGGGTTACGCGTTCATTTCTTATTGCAGATATGCCTTTTGGAAGCTACACTACAACAAAAGAAGCACTTAAAAATGCGCGTAGATTCTATAAAAATACAACAGCAGATTCTCTAAAACTTGAAGTGGGAATGGATAAACTCCCTTTGATTAAGGCATTATGTGATGAGGGCTTTGCGATAATGGCGCATATTGGTTTAAAACCTCAATTTATGCGTTTTGATGGAGGATTTAAAGTAAAAGGTAAAGATAAGGCGCAATCCCAACAACTTATAGAAACCGCTATTGCTATGCAGGAAGCCGGAGTATTTGGAATCTTAGTAGAGGGTGTGAGTAAAGAATGCGGAAGTGCTATCACAAAAGCCCTATCTGTGCCGACTATTGGTATTGGTGCGGGGGTGGATTGTGATGGGCAGATTCTTGTATGGAGTGATGCCTTTGGATTTTTTGATGAATTTAAGCCAAAATTCGTGCGCCGCTATTGTGATGGCAAGAGTATTCTTAAAGATGCTATTAGAGCGTATGCTAAAGATGTAAAATCTCAAGCATTTCCAAGTGAACAAGAGAGTTATTAA
- a CDS encoding SDR family NAD(P)-dependent oxidoreductase produces the protein MTAFITGASSGIGEAIARLFVAHSHRVIILARRQDKIKNLQKTLGESCQSIICDVSDTQYIQSALQNLPTPFQNIDVLVNNAGKALGLSSADKADICDWKEMVEVNILALIKLTHLILPQMVAQGYGHIINIGSIAGNYPYPGGNVYGASKAFVRQFSLNLRADLYDKNIRVTNIEPGLCGGSEFSQVRFKGDEAKAKSVYEDTTPLMPEDIAQSVLWVASLPQHININTLEIMPTTQAPAALNVYKNTNKGKK, from the coding sequence ATGACTGCATTCATCACTGGTGCATCTTCGGGCATAGGCGAGGCGATTGCAAGGCTTTTTGTGGCGCATTCCCATAGAGTGATTATCTTGGCAAGGAGACAAGATAAAATTAAGAATCTACAAAAAACCCTAGGAGAATCTTGCCAAAGCATAATATGTGATGTGAGTGATACACAATATATACAATCTGCACTTCAAAATCTCCCAACGCCATTTCAAAATATTGATGTGCTTGTGAATAATGCCGGAAAAGCTTTGGGATTAAGTAGCGCAGACAAAGCAGATATATGCGATTGGAAAGAAATGGTAGAGGTGAATATCCTAGCTCTTATTAAGCTTACGCATTTGATTCTACCTCAAATGGTAGCGCAAGGTTATGGACATATTATCAATATTGGCTCAATCGCAGGAAACTATCCTTATCCGGGTGGCAATGTATATGGCGCGAGCAAGGCTTTTGTGAGGCAATTTAGCCTTAATTTAAGGGCAGATTTGTATGATAAAAACATTCGCGTAACCAATATTGAACCCGGGCTATGCGGTGGAAGTGAATTTTCACAAGTGCGTTTTAAAGGTGATGAGGCTAAGGCAAAAAGTGTATATGAAGATACAACTCCACTTATGCCTGAAGATATTGCCCAAAGTGTGCTATGGGTTGCCTCACTACCTCAACATATCAATATCAATACGCTTGAAATAATGCCTACTACTCAAGCTCCAGCAGCATTAAATGTCTATAAAAATACAAATAAAGGCAAAAAATAG
- a CDS encoding carbonic anhydrase, with protein sequence MLKFYVAICLLCVGLWASEASGVHWGYDGENGPKNWGDLDKQFVLCKTGKAQTPVDIIPSQTKKTKQNIVFAYDEKTQNITNNGHSVQIDLKDSTSSLRFHNTTYELMQFHFHTPSENHINGVTYPLEVHFVHKNAKGELLVVGVLYKEGAENKVFDKIIKNLPKDVNNSKKFQNFDFLSLLPENKGYYEFIGSLTTPPCSENVQWVVMKTQPEVSSKQIKSLESVLHHNARDIQPLNKRVVKSTEE encoded by the coding sequence ATGTTAAAGTTTTATGTAGCTATATGCTTGTTGTGTGTAGGTTTGTGGGCGAGTGAGGCTTCAGGTGTCCATTGGGGTTATGATGGGGAGAATGGTCCTAAAAATTGGGGAGACTTGGATAAACAATTTGTGTTGTGCAAGACAGGTAAGGCACAAACACCAGTTGATATTATTCCATCTCAAACAAAAAAGACAAAACAAAACATTGTTTTTGCTTATGATGAAAAGACACAAAATATTACTAATAATGGACATTCTGTGCAGATTGATTTAAAAGATAGCACTTCGTCTTTGCGATTTCATAATACAACCTACGAACTTATGCAATTTCATTTCCACACACCTTCCGAAAATCATATCAATGGTGTAACTTATCCGCTTGAAGTGCATTTTGTGCATAAAAATGCCAAGGGTGAATTACTTGTTGTTGGCGTTCTTTATAAGGAAGGAGCAGAGAATAAGGTATTTGATAAAATCATTAAGAACTTGCCTAAAGATGTTAATAATTCTAAGAAATTCCAAAACTTTGACTTTTTGTCTTTATTGCCAGAAAACAAGGGATATTATGAGTTTATTGGAAGTTTGACAACGCCACCTTGTAGTGAAAATGTGCAATGGGTAGTGATGAAAACTCAACCTGAAGTTTCTTCAAAACAAATTAAATCTTTAGAATCTGTATTGCACCATAATGCAAGAGATATTCAACCACTCAATAAAAGAGTAGTAAAATCCACAGAAGAGTAA
- a CDS encoding class II 3-deoxy-7-phosphoheptulonate synthase — MQWSTQSWRDKPIKQHPTYKDKALLESVEAQLKSYPPLVFAGESRALQERLAQVCKGEAFLLQGGDCAESFSQFNAINIRDLFKVIIQMGAILTFGASCPIVKVGRIAGQFAKPRSSDMESNEQCELPSYRGDMINGMEFTPEAREHNPERMLQAYHQSAATLNLLRAFAQGGFADLNQVHKWNLSFVKNNDFGRKYEELASRITQALNFMEACGISPEHPSLKETEFYTSHEALVLHYEEPLCREDSLTGDWYDCSAHMLWIGERTRGLDEAHIEFLRGVKNPVGVKIGPNATKADIMGICDALNPNNISGRLNLIVRMGADKIKQNFPKLLESINQEGREIVWSCDPMHGNTIKANNGYKTRVFDSVLSEVKSFFEIHKACGSYAGGVHLEMTGADVTECVGGSQAITEEGLVCNYNTQCDPRLNATQAIEMAFLIAEMIKNR, encoded by the coding sequence ATGCAATGGTCTACACAAAGTTGGCGAGATAAACCTATCAAGCAGCACCCAACTTATAAGGATAAAGCACTTTTAGAATCTGTGGAAGCACAGCTTAAATCTTACCCACCGCTTGTTTTTGCAGGTGAATCAAGGGCTTTGCAAGAGCGTTTAGCTCAAGTATGCAAAGGGGAAGCTTTTTTGCTCCAAGGCGGGGATTGCGCTGAAAGTTTTTCTCAATTTAATGCAATTAACATTCGTGATTTATTTAAAGTGATTATCCAAATGGGTGCGATTCTTACCTTTGGCGCGTCTTGCCCGATAGTCAAGGTAGGACGCATTGCAGGGCAGTTTGCTAAACCTAGGTCAAGTGATATGGAATCTAATGAACAATGTGAGCTTCCAAGCTATCGCGGAGATATGATTAATGGTATGGAATTTACGCCAGAGGCTCGAGAACATAATCCCGAGCGAATGCTTCAAGCTTATCATCAAAGTGCTGCCACACTTAATCTTTTGCGCGCCTTTGCTCAAGGTGGTTTTGCAGATTTAAATCAAGTACATAAATGGAATCTAAGTTTTGTGAAAAACAATGACTTTGGGCGCAAATATGAGGAACTTGCGTCACGCATCACACAGGCACTTAATTTTATGGAAGCCTGTGGCATTAGCCCAGAGCACCCTAGTCTAAAAGAGACAGAGTTTTACACCTCGCACGAAGCCCTTGTATTGCACTATGAAGAGCCTCTGTGCAGGGAAGATTCACTCACGGGCGATTGGTATGACTGCTCGGCTCATATGCTGTGGATTGGAGAGCGCACAAGAGGGCTTGACGAAGCGCATATTGAATTTTTGCGTGGTGTAAAAAATCCTGTGGGTGTAAAAATTGGACCAAATGCCACAAAAGCAGATATTATGGGGATTTGCGATGCACTCAATCCTAATAACATAAGTGGTAGGCTTAATCTTATTGTGCGTATGGGTGCGGATAAGATTAAGCAAAATTTCCCCAAACTTTTAGAATCTATCAACCAAGAGGGACGTGAGATTGTGTGGAGTTGCGACCCAATGCACGGCAACACAATCAAGGCAAATAATGGCTACAAAACGCGTGTATTTGATAGTGTGTTAAGTGAAGTCAAAAGCTTTTTTGAGATTCACAAAGCGTGCGGAAGTTATGCTGGAGGGGTTCATTTAGAAATGACAGGGGCAGATGTTACAGAATGTGTAGGAGGCTCACAAGCAATTACGGAGGAAGGCTTGGTATGCAATTATAACACGCAATGCGACCCACGCCTCAACGCTACACAAGCCATTGAAATGGCATTTCTTATTGCAGAGATGATTAAAAATCGCTAA
- a CDS encoding SMR family transporter, which yields MSLALAYVVLSAILDVIANLFLKRSNVFTHRGYTIGCILMVWAAFSVLVLALEDMPLSVAYSTWGAVGIIGTILGGYIFFKEKLDTLGYIGVVMVVCGVILLHWE from the coding sequence ATGAGTTTAGCACTAGCATATGTTGTGCTATCAGCAATATTAGATGTGATTGCAAATTTATTTCTCAAAAGGTCTAATGTTTTCACACATAGGGGTTATACAATAGGCTGTATTCTTATGGTGTGGGCAGCTTTTAGTGTGTTGGTTTTGGCACTTGAAGATATGCCTTTGTCTGTGGCGTATTCTACTTGGGGAGCGGTAGGCATTATTGGCACGATACTTGGAGGCTATATATTCTTTAAAGAAAAGCTTGATACTTTGGGGTATATAGGTGTTGTTATGGTAGTATGCGGAGTGATTTTGTTGCATTGGGAATAG
- a CDS encoding DUF305 domain-containing protein — protein sequence MRILSCLFACMITCTLFAHNVMPVQNPDSTQMREILLQSIEDDNFNSGDNLDLNYLRTLMVYLQGAADTSTFFIKHSTHKKTLDIAQNITKSYKNEIATLTSLLPQIAEQKRLYSPKEATLFNNQNINNKTTLIETLDGLDLGRNISTNFVLMLTPYQQHIVSISKAILQYTQIEEIKAIAEQMLATHEQILQSLQALAPPTKK from the coding sequence TTGCACGCTCTTTGCGCATAATGTAATGCCCGTGCAGAATCCAGACAGCACACAAATGCGTGAGATTCTCCTCCAATCCATAGAAGATGATAACTTCAACAGCGGGGACAATCTCGACTTAAACTATCTCCGCACCCTAATGGTGTATCTCCAAGGTGCGGCAGATACCTCTACATTTTTTATCAAACACTCCACGCACAAAAAAACGCTTGATATTGCACAAAATATTACCAAGAGCTACAAAAATGAAATTGCCACTCTCACATCACTTTTGCCACAAATTGCGGAGCAAAAAAGACTATATAGCCCAAAAGAAGCAACGCTTTTTAATAACCAAAACATAAACAATAAGACAACTTTAATTGAAACACTTGATGGGCTAGACCTCGGTAGAAATATCAGCACAAATTTTGTCCTTATGCTCACCCCATACCAGCAACATATTGTCAGCATATCAAAGGCAATTTTGCAATACACACAAATCGAGGAAATAAAGGCAATCGCCGAACAAATGCTTGCCACCCACGAGCAAATCCTCCAATCACTCCAAGCCCTTGCCCCGCCAACAAAGAAGTAA
- the ruvB gene encoding Holliday junction branch migration DNA helicase RuvB, producing the protein MKKISLQKAQIQSTEINRVVEVEKMSFDTTQESSLRPNVWEEYIGQEKIKKNLKIAIEASKKRGECLDHILFFGPPGLGKTTLSHIIAHQMGSNIKVSAAPMIEKAGDLAAILTNLSKGDILFIDEIHRLSPAIEEILYPAMEDFRLDIIIGSGPAAQTIKLDIAPFTLIGATTRAGMLSNPLRDRFGMNFRLQFYENDELAQIVCIAAKKMNKTLLESGADEIARRSRGTPRIALRLLRRVRDFADVGIYAKESEISLECVRYALNELGVNELGFDELDLRYLQILAQAQGKPIGLNTIAAAMSEDEATIEDVIEPYLLVNAYLERTAKGRVATAKTYELLQIPNVMQKTLF; encoded by the coding sequence ATGAAAAAAATCTCACTTCAAAAAGCACAGATTCAAAGCACGGAGATTAATCGCGTGGTTGAGGTGGAAAAAATGAGTTTTGATACCACTCAAGAATCTTCTTTGCGTCCAAATGTGTGGGAAGAATATATCGGGCAAGAAAAAATTAAGAAAAATCTCAAAATTGCCATCGAAGCAAGCAAGAAGAGAGGGGAGTGCCTAGATCATATCCTTTTTTTTGGACCTCCCGGACTTGGTAAGACAACTTTAAGCCATATCATTGCTCATCAAATGGGGAGCAATATCAAGGTAAGTGCAGCACCTATGATTGAAAAAGCAGGAGATTTGGCAGCAATTTTGACAAATTTAAGTAAGGGAGATATTTTATTTATCGATGAGATTCATAGGCTTAGCCCTGCGATTGAGGAGATTCTCTATCCTGCAATGGAGGATTTTCGCCTTGATATTATTATTGGTTCTGGTCCTGCCGCACAAACTATTAAGCTTGATATTGCGCCTTTTACATTGATTGGAGCAACTACTCGAGCAGGTATGCTTTCAAATCCATTGCGTGATAGATTTGGTATGAATTTTAGACTGCAGTTTTATGAAAATGATGAATTAGCACAAATTGTCTGTATTGCGGCAAAAAAAATGAATAAAACGCTCTTGGAAAGTGGAGCAGATGAAATTGCACGCCGCTCAAGAGGCACTCCACGCATTGCTTTGCGCTTGTTGCGTAGGGTGAGGGATTTTGCTGATGTGGGGATATATGCTAAAGAGAGCGAAATAAGCCTTGAATGTGTGCGTTATGCGCTGAATGAGCTAGGTGTGAATGAGCTAGGCTTTGATGAGCTTGATTTGCGCTATTTGCAGATTCTCGCGCAGGCACAGGGCAAGCCAATAGGACTAAATACCATTGCGGCGGCGATGAGTGAAGATGAGGCAACCATTGAAGATGTGATAGAGCCTTATTTGCTTGTAAATGCTTATTTAGAGCGCACAGCAAAGGGGCGTGTGGCAACTGCTAAAACCTATGAATTATTACAGATTCCAAATGTGATGCAAAAAACACTTTTTTAA
- a CDS encoding DMT family transporter: protein MSLKKAYMFLVFAILTEVLAVNLMKASEGDYWGLICMYVLLVLSYYFMALSLKRISVGVAYAIWEVLGALCVVCISVFYFGEELSLGQKIGIVCAISGIALINYAEIKRK from the coding sequence ATGAGTCTAAAAAAAGCGTATATGTTTTTGGTCTTTGCCATTCTTACTGAAGTTTTAGCAGTAAATTTAATGAAAGCAAGCGAGGGTGATTATTGGGGGCTTATATGTATGTATGTCTTGCTTGTGCTTTCTTATTATTTTATGGCACTTTCACTTAAGAGAATCTCCGTGGGTGTGGCGTATGCGATATGGGAAGTGCTGGGTGCTTTATGCGTGGTGTGTATTAGTGTGTTTTATTTTGGTGAGGAGCTGTCTTTGGGGCAAAAAATCGGTATCGTGTGTGCCATTAGTGGTATTGCCTTGATAAATTATGCGGAAATTAAACGCAAATGA
- a CDS encoding S1-like domain-containing RNA-binding protein, with the protein MYQAKNKTSNAPNTIIMGRIQNLCISRLSPHGAYLTPSQPHIQEIIQNKAQSQIDKEYISHAKTNEDSVTQVLLPNKFLPSQSIIGDVLKVFVYTDSDDRPIATTQHPKAQRDDIAILKVVGHNAFGCFLDIGIDKDIFMPTKNPSHFALHQEVAVILTLDKQSRLIAKNVKSFLHKISHIPPHTQVKAFVFERTPLGFGCVVELVDSIQNDKNPTQRQYSQHSAQLQNLPEQTPPKYYGLLFTDAIPQNTKVEIGTYIDAYTQGYRDDNKLNLTLFVPHSDDIKSLILKSMPLHLDFSSSPEDIFATFHISKKLFKRFINELVREGQITFDKENGIFRRIK; encoded by the coding sequence ATGTATCAAGCTAAAAATAAAACAAGCAATGCCCCAAATACAATTATTATGGGGCGGATTCAGAATCTTTGTATTTCGCGCCTAAGTCCGCACGGCGCATATCTCACACCCTCGCAACCCCACATACAAGAGATTATTCAAAACAAAGCACAATCACAGATTGACAAAGAGTATATATCTCACGCAAAAACAAATGAAGATTCTGTAACACAAGTGCTCTTGCCAAATAAATTTCTCCCATCGCAAAGTATAATTGGCGATGTGCTCAAAGTCTTTGTTTATACAGATTCAGATGACCGCCCTATTGCTACCACCCAGCACCCAAAGGCACAACGCGATGATATTGCTATACTCAAAGTCGTAGGACATAACGCGTTTGGTTGTTTTTTGGATATTGGTATCGATAAAGATATTTTTATGCCCACTAAGAATCCCTCACATTTCGCACTACATCAAGAAGTCGCTGTGATTCTCACACTCGATAAACAATCGCGCCTCATCGCAAAAAATGTCAAATCATTTTTGCACAAAATTTCACATATCCCGCCACACACACAAGTAAAAGCCTTTGTATTTGAGCGCACACCGCTTGGCTTTGGCTGTGTTGTGGAACTTGTAGATTCTATACAAAATGACAAAAACCCAACTCAAAGACAATATTCACAGCATAGCGCACAATTACAGAATCTACCCGAACAAACACCCCCAAAATACTATGGGTTACTTTTTACAGATGCCATTCCTCAAAACACAAAAGTGGAGATTGGCACATATATCGATGCCTACACGCAGGGTTACCGCGATGACAATAAACTAAACCTTACACTTTTTGTCCCGCACAGCGATGATATAAAATCACTTATTTTAAAATCTATGCCCTTACACTTGGATTTTTCTAGCTCACCAGAGGATATTTTTGCAACATTCCACATCAGCAAAAAGCTTTTTAAAAGATTCATAAACGAGCTCGTGCGTGAGGGGCAAATCACATTTGATAAAGAAAATGGTATATTTAGGCGCATAAAATAA